From the genome of Pantoea alfalfae, one region includes:
- the yidC gene encoding membrane protein insertase YidC, with protein sequence MDSQRNLFLIAFLFVTFMIWQAWQTDHAPQPQQTQTTQGTNSVAGDTASQGVPASGQGQTITVKTDVLSLNINTRGGDVEQAQLLTFPDKLGSDQPFQLLETTPAFLYQAQSGLTGRNGPDNPNNGARPLFTTAQDHFEMADGQSELRVPMTYTAENGVVYTKTFIFKRGEYAVNVDYHVNNTTQQPLEVSLFGQLKQTIDLPKHRDTGSNNFALHTFRGAAYSTSESKYEKYKFDTIADNENLNATTSNGWVAMLQQYFATAWVPRTEGTNTLYTSNLGNGVAAIGYKSAPVTIAAGAQQNLGATLWVGPEIQDKMAAIAPHLDLTVDYGWLWFISQPLFKLLKFIHSFIGNWGFSIIVITFIVRGIMYPLTKAQYTSMAKMRMLQPKIQAMRERLGDDKQKQSQEMMALYKAEKVNPLGGCLPLVIQMPIFLALYYMLSGSVELRHAPFILWIHDLSAQDPYYILPILMGITMFFIQKMSPTTVTDPMQQKIMTYMPVIFTVFFLWFPSGLVLYYIVSNLVTILQQQLIYRGLEKRGLHSRDKKKA encoded by the coding sequence ATGGATTCGCAACGCAATCTCTTTCTCATCGCTTTTCTGTTCGTGACCTTTATGATCTGGCAAGCCTGGCAGACGGACCACGCTCCGCAGCCACAGCAGACGCAGACCACACAGGGCACCAACAGCGTAGCGGGTGATACCGCCAGTCAGGGTGTACCGGCCAGCGGTCAGGGCCAGACGATCACCGTTAAGACTGATGTCCTGTCATTGAATATCAACACCCGAGGCGGTGATGTTGAACAGGCACAGCTGCTGACTTTCCCGGACAAACTGGGTTCAGACCAGCCGTTCCAGCTGCTTGAAACAACGCCAGCGTTCCTTTATCAGGCTCAGAGTGGTTTAACCGGTCGTAATGGCCCGGATAACCCGAACAACGGCGCGCGTCCGCTGTTCACTACCGCGCAGGATCACTTCGAGATGGCTGATGGCCAGTCCGAACTGCGTGTGCCGATGACCTATACCGCTGAAAATGGCGTGGTTTACACTAAAACCTTCATCTTTAAGCGTGGCGAATATGCCGTTAATGTCGATTATCATGTCAACAACACTACCCAGCAGCCGCTGGAAGTATCGCTGTTTGGCCAGCTGAAGCAGACAATTGATCTGCCTAAGCATCGTGATACCGGCAGCAACAACTTTGCTCTGCATACCTTCCGTGGCGCGGCCTACTCCACCAGCGAGTCGAAATATGAGAAGTATAAATTCGACACCATCGCGGATAACGAGAACCTGAACGCGACGACCAGTAATGGCTGGGTTGCGATGCTGCAGCAGTACTTTGCCACTGCATGGGTTCCGCGTACTGAAGGCACCAACACCCTTTACACCAGCAACCTGGGTAACGGCGTGGCAGCGATTGGCTATAAATCTGCACCGGTCACCATCGCCGCGGGCGCACAGCAGAATCTGGGTGCAACGCTGTGGGTCGGCCCGGAAATTCAGGACAAGATGGCCGCGATTGCGCCGCACCTTGATCTGACCGTGGATTACGGCTGGTTGTGGTTTATCTCTCAGCCGCTGTTCAAGCTGCTGAAATTTATTCACAGCTTCATCGGTAACTGGGGCTTCTCCATTATCGTGATCACCTTCATCGTGCGCGGCATCATGTACCCGCTGACTAAAGCGCAGTACACCTCGATGGCTAAGATGCGTATGCTGCAGCCGAAGATTCAGGCAATGCGTGAGCGTCTGGGTGATGACAAGCAGAAGCAGAGCCAGGAGATGATGGCGCTGTATAAAGCAGAGAAAGTGAATCCGCTGGGTGGCTGTCTGCCGCTGGTGATTCAGATGCCAATCTTCCTGGCGCTCTACTATATGCTGTCAGGCTCGGTTGAACTGCGTCATGCGCCATTCATTCTGTGGATCCATGACCTGTCAGCGCAGGACCCGTACTACATTCTGCCGATTCTGATGGGCATCACCATGTTCTTCATTCAGAAGATGTCACCGACCACCGTGACCGATCCGATGCAGCAGAAGATCATGACGTACATGCCGGTGATCTTCACCGTGTTCTTCCTGTGGTTCCCGTCAGGTCTGGTGCTGTACTACATCGTCAGCAACCTGGTGACCATTCTCCAGCAGCAGCTGATTTATC